One Porphyromonas pogonae genomic region harbors:
- the cas4 gene encoding CRISPR-associated protein Cas4 — protein sequence MFEDEQLLMISGIQHYAFCPTQWCLVYLDQFWQDNELTVGGHLLHKHVDNPKLQPLEQGIRHIHSMHLASYTIGVYGIADIVAFESHRGGMPLYPIEYKHGKPKRDNVDAVQLCAQAICLEEMYNCEIKYGYIYYGKTRQRTQIDINTSLRKETLSIITKMHTLMSQNGIVRSTKSNKCNKCSLQDICMPLSEHTTSAQEYLRVQGFEL from the coding sequence ATGTTCGAGGATGAGCAGTTATTGATGATTTCAGGCATTCAGCATTATGCTTTCTGTCCCACACAGTGGTGTTTGGTTTATCTCGACCAGTTTTGGCAAGATAACGAGCTTACTGTCGGTGGTCATTTGTTGCATAAGCATGTGGATAATCCCAAACTGCAACCTCTCGAGCAAGGTATACGACATATCCATTCCATGCATCTTGCTTCGTACACTATAGGAGTCTATGGCATTGCAGACATTGTAGCTTTCGAAAGTCATAGAGGAGGCATGCCTCTCTATCCTATAGAGTACAAGCATGGCAAACCCAAAAGAGATAATGTCGATGCTGTGCAGTTATGTGCTCAGGCTATATGTCTTGAGGAAATGTATAACTGTGAGATTAAGTATGGATATATCTATTATGGTAAAACAAGACAACGCACCCAAATAGATATAAACACTTCTCTACGTAAAGAAACGTTATCTATCATAACAAAAATGCACACACTGATGAGTCAAAATGGAATAGTGAGGTCGACAAAGTCTAATAAGTGCAACAAGTGTTCGCTCCAAGATATTTGCATGCCACTTTCAGAGCATACAACATCGGCTCAAGAATATTTAAGAGTACAAGGTTTTGAATTATGA
- the cas1c gene encoding type I-C CRISPR-associated endonuclease Cas1c produces the protein MRLLLNTLYINTPNAYLNKDGENLVVKVEQAEVFRIPIHNLEEVVMFSYMGASLGAIHLCNEHNVHLAFHKPNGEYIGSVEGPVKGNVILRNSQFRVADDELIAAHIAKIIVAGKIKNQRAVLHRFQRDYKDRVSDPDRFQYILDLMASYMTQALSCKDRKQLLGIEGNAAKLYFEALPNLCLNIDFAFQGRSKRPPKDPFNALLSFFYSLLTHSIKHALMSAGLDPYVGFYHVNRPGRVGLALDLIEELRPYLVDRFVLSLINNRMIKLNDFIRQQDKAVLLTDEARRKVIQTWQQRKKEELIHPYIKERIPLGLLPHVQARLLANYIRGVLDDYPVFIMP, from the coding sequence ATGAGATTACTACTAAACACGCTATATATAAATACGCCTAATGCTTATTTAAATAAAGATGGCGAGAACTTAGTCGTCAAGGTCGAGCAAGCAGAGGTATTTCGTATACCCATTCACAACCTCGAAGAAGTAGTTATGTTTTCATACATGGGTGCATCTTTAGGAGCCATACACCTCTGTAATGAACACAATGTACATCTTGCTTTTCATAAACCTAATGGTGAGTATATAGGCTCTGTGGAAGGGCCAGTAAAAGGTAATGTTATTCTACGCAATAGTCAGTTTAGAGTTGCTGATGATGAATTGATAGCTGCTCATATTGCCAAGATAATAGTCGCTGGTAAAATCAAAAATCAACGTGCAGTCCTTCATCGTTTTCAGCGTGATTATAAAGATAGAGTCTCCGATCCAGATCGATTTCAATACATACTCGATCTCATGGCGAGCTACATGACACAAGCTTTGTCGTGTAAGGATCGCAAACAGTTGTTAGGAATCGAAGGGAACGCAGCCAAATTATACTTTGAAGCATTACCCAACCTCTGCCTCAATATAGACTTTGCATTCCAAGGTAGATCTAAAAGGCCACCTAAAGACCCGTTTAACGCTTTATTGTCTTTTTTCTATTCACTCCTTACTCATAGCATTAAACATGCTCTTATGTCTGCAGGACTGGACCCATATGTTGGTTTTTATCATGTAAATAGACCTGGCAGAGTTGGCTTAGCATTAGATCTCATAGAAGAACTTAGACCTTACCTTGTAGACCGCTTTGTACTATCATTGATCAATAACCGTATGATAAAATTAAATGACTTCATTCGCCAACAAGATAAGGCCGTTTTGCTTACAGACGAAGCACGGCGTAAAGTCATTCAGACGTGGCAACAACGTAAAAAAGAAGAATTAATTCACCCTTATATCAAGGAGCGAATACCATTAGGTCTTTTACCACATGTACAAGCAAGATTATTAGCTAATTACATTAGAGGAGTATTAGATGATTATCCTGTATTTATAATGCCTTGA
- the cas2 gene encoding CRISPR-associated endonuclease Cas2, with protein sequence MYVLVAYDVAFSEDGQKRLRKVAKVCQNYGHRVQNSLFECLLEPAQFLLMKNDIQNIIDPSLDSVRFYHLPNNYKQRIESLGKSNSLDFTGDLII encoded by the coding sequence ATGTATGTATTAGTCGCTTATGATGTAGCGTTTTCAGAGGACGGACAGAAGAGATTGCGCAAAGTAGCAAAAGTCTGTCAAAACTATGGACATCGTGTTCAGAACTCACTTTTTGAATGTCTACTTGAGCCTGCTCAGTTTCTTCTTATGAAAAACGACATCCAAAATATTATTGATCCATCTTTAGATTCTGTTCGTTTCTATCATCTGCCTAATAATTATAAACAGAGGATTGAGTCTTTGGGAAAGAGTAATTCTCTCGATTTTACAGGAGACTTAATAATCTAA
- a CDS encoding IS4 family transposase, translating into MTRRVDGVMNSCFKNHAERQGAYRLLNNKRWKMDQFLDCVTANSAQCCKDLKHVLCIQDTTEFTFDNISGRLNPNDEDYGYGTNKSSEYSIFAHPCLLFDPETETPMGYSSIELYNRDRKDARQKKQLRKKLGFNEKESSRWAASAKMANANLPENLRKTMVGDRENDIYTVMSKTLEEGCDFLIRSIHNRLLEGDSKSKKERIIEWLDKQPVSFSCTSQITRQNGRKPRKALFDVKYAPVTFGNTGNGKDDVSKSISCHYVHVREDAGSVPEGEKPIEWRLLTSHEVKSKEDALRIIQWYKYRWHIEEVFRLMKTKGLGITSAQLENGMAMKKLMAMGFYVVLKCMTLKKKYDTANESVSCNRLFTEEECEMLHLEMEMLHKESPRSKDGNNPFREDSLAWASWIIARLGSWKAYVKSGGPPGYNTMCKGLKVFHEHLTVLSFMKQKN; encoded by the coding sequence ATGACACGTCGTGTGGACGGGGTCATGAACAGTTGTTTTAAGAATCATGCAGAAAGGCAGGGGGCTTATCGACTCCTAAATAATAAAAGATGGAAAATGGATCAGTTTTTGGACTGCGTTACCGCAAATAGCGCACAATGTTGCAAAGATCTTAAGCATGTGCTTTGCATTCAGGATACTACAGAGTTTACTTTTGATAATATCAGTGGCAGATTAAACCCTAATGACGAAGATTATGGGTATGGAACCAACAAGAGTTCGGAGTACAGCATCTTTGCTCATCCTTGCTTGCTCTTTGACCCTGAGACAGAAACCCCTATGGGTTATAGTTCGATTGAGTTGTATAACAGAGATCGCAAAGACGCACGCCAGAAGAAACAGCTGCGTAAAAAACTTGGATTTAATGAGAAAGAATCGTCTCGTTGGGCTGCATCGGCTAAAATGGCAAACGCGAATTTGCCAGAAAATTTACGTAAAACCATGGTGGGTGATCGTGAGAATGATATCTACACCGTCATGAGTAAGACGTTGGAAGAAGGATGTGATTTTCTGATTCGCTCCATTCACAATCGGCTTCTCGAGGGAGATTCAAAATCTAAAAAAGAACGTATCATCGAATGGTTGGATAAACAACCGGTTAGTTTCAGTTGCACATCCCAGATCACTAGGCAAAATGGGCGTAAACCTCGCAAGGCGTTGTTCGACGTCAAATATGCACCAGTCACTTTCGGCAACACAGGTAATGGTAAAGACGATGTTTCAAAGAGTATTAGCTGCCACTACGTTCATGTCAGAGAAGATGCCGGTAGCGTTCCCGAGGGTGAAAAGCCTATCGAATGGCGTTTGCTCACCTCGCACGAAGTAAAGAGTAAGGAAGATGCACTCCGGATTATACAGTGGTACAAGTATCGATGGCATATCGAAGAAGTCTTTAGATTAATGAAAACCAAAGGCTTGGGTATTACCTCTGCCCAATTAGAAAACGGTATGGCGATGAAAAAGCTTATGGCAATGGGGTTCTATGTTGTGCTAAAGTGTATGACTCTAAAGAAAAAATATGACACTGCCAATGAGAGCGTTTCATGTAATCGACTCTTTACAGAGGAAGAGTGCGAGATGCTGCATCTAGAGATGGAAATGCTACATAAAGAGTCTCCTCGATCAAAAGATGGGAATAATCCTTTTCGGGAAGATTCGTTAGCTTGGGCTTCGTGGATAATAGCCCGACTGGGATCATGGAAAGCTTATGTAAAATCTGGCGGACCTCCAGGATATAATACCATGTGCAAAGGTCTAAAGGTTTTCCATGAGCACCTCACTGTACTATCTTTCATGAAACAAAAAAATTAA
- a CDS encoding TIGR01777 family oxidoreductase, with amino-acid sequence MKKKHTVLITGATGLIGKKLSTQLQGEGHTVKWLSRDRYEGPDAPNGGVFYWNLDSKVIEERAFENVDTIIHLAGANIGEQRWTADRKREIMRSRIVSARLIFNKLKVMNHSVKTFISASAIGYYGAVTRQVIFDETSPMSNDFLSKTCFLWEREAHKFEELGIRTVIFRNGVVLSKDGGLLPKMIIPVKFGINLPMGTGHQYINWIHIDDIVRIYIKGVEDENLVGVYNAVAPGPLTNEQFMYALSYAKGGERIHIKMPEAILKTCLGEMSQLILEGTRVSAEKIKSTGFIFEYPSLNKALHECID; translated from the coding sequence ATGAAGAAAAAACATACTGTATTGATTACCGGAGCCACAGGGCTTATCGGGAAAAAGCTTTCGACACAGCTGCAAGGCGAAGGGCATACAGTCAAATGGCTTTCAAGAGATAGATATGAAGGCCCGGATGCTCCTAATGGTGGAGTATTTTATTGGAATCTGGATTCAAAGGTCATCGAAGAAAGAGCTTTTGAAAATGTAGATACCATCATACATCTTGCCGGAGCCAACATTGGAGAGCAGCGATGGACTGCTGATCGTAAAAGGGAGATTATGCGAAGTCGCATAGTATCAGCCCGACTCATTTTCAACAAGCTCAAGGTGATGAATCACTCTGTAAAGACTTTTATATCAGCATCAGCTATTGGATACTACGGAGCAGTTACAAGACAAGTGATTTTTGATGAGACCTCACCTATGAGCAATGATTTTCTCTCCAAGACATGCTTCCTTTGGGAACGAGAAGCACACAAGTTTGAGGAGTTGGGAATCCGTACCGTTATATTCCGTAACGGTGTAGTGCTATCCAAAGATGGCGGTCTCTTACCCAAAATGATCATTCCCGTGAAGTTCGGCATCAATTTACCCATGGGAACAGGGCATCAATACATCAATTGGATTCACATTGATGATATTGTAAGAATATACATAAAAGGTGTTGAAGATGAGAACTTGGTAGGAGTTTATAATGCAGTAGCTCCCGGACCACTGACAAACGAACAGTTTATGTATGCTCTATCCTATGCCAAAGGTGGCGAGCGCATCCATATCAAGATGCCCGAAGCTATTCTCAAAACATGCCTTGGCGAGATGTCTCAGCTTATTCTGGAGGGAACTCGAGTATCTGCTGAAAAGATTAAATCTACAGGATTCATTTTTGAATACCCCTCTCTCAACAAAGCTCTACATGAGTGTATAGATTGA
- a CDS encoding IS5 family transposase has protein sequence MIRPTQTVQSLFSSLDDLLNQQHPLYKLSHKIDWKRFEEAFSSLYCPDNGRPGKPIRLMCGLLILKHLRNISDESVVEQWSENAYFQYFCGMQEFTPSFPCNASELVHFRKRIGERGIELILAESIRVNDDKNEKDHHDTAFIDSTVQEKNVTYPTDAKLHKKIVGKVLKIVRALNLPIRQSYTFVLKRIYRDQRFRNHPKNRKKALKADKRLRTIAGRLVRELKRNLGNNREYDKLISLFERILSQRRNSTQKIYSIHEPDVQCISKGKEHKKYEFGNKVSIIRSMTGVILGASSFRNEYDGHTIEQSLDQVKRLTGERIKKLAGDRGYRGKKEINGTQILIPDTPKAKDSYYQRKKKHRLFCKRAGIEPTIGHLKSDYRLGRNFYKGLFGDAINVMLAAAAYNFKRAMKLLLYLINKISETLPMERIALKCAF, from the coding sequence ATGATACGCCCTACTCAAACAGTTCAATCTCTATTCTCTTCGCTGGACGATTTGCTTAACCAGCAACATCCTCTGTATAAACTTTCCCATAAAATCGATTGGAAAAGGTTCGAAGAGGCTTTTTCTTCCTTGTATTGCCCTGACAATGGTCGTCCCGGTAAGCCTATTCGTTTAATGTGTGGTCTTTTAATTCTGAAGCATTTGCGCAATATTTCAGATGAATCTGTTGTAGAACAATGGAGTGAGAACGCTTATTTTCAATATTTTTGTGGCATGCAGGAGTTTACTCCTTCCTTTCCCTGCAATGCCTCGGAACTGGTTCACTTCCGCAAACGTATCGGCGAAAGAGGGATAGAGCTTATTCTTGCAGAAAGTATTCGTGTGAATGATGACAAAAATGAGAAGGATCACCACGATACCGCTTTTATAGACTCCACCGTGCAGGAAAAGAATGTGACTTATCCTACAGATGCCAAGTTGCATAAGAAGATAGTAGGCAAGGTTCTCAAAATCGTAAGGGCTCTCAATCTACCCATTCGTCAAAGCTATACTTTCGTATTGAAAAGAATTTATCGGGATCAACGTTTTCGCAACCATCCCAAGAACCGTAAGAAAGCTCTTAAAGCGGATAAACGGTTACGAACAATAGCGGGACGTTTGGTTCGGGAACTTAAACGAAACCTGGGTAATAACAGGGAGTACGACAAACTCATTTCCCTCTTTGAAAGGATTCTTTCGCAACGGCGTAATTCCACTCAAAAGATTTATTCTATTCATGAACCGGATGTTCAATGCATCAGTAAAGGTAAGGAGCACAAAAAATATGAGTTTGGAAACAAAGTCTCGATTATACGCTCCATGACGGGAGTGATTTTGGGAGCCTCTTCTTTCCGTAATGAGTATGACGGACATACCATAGAGCAAAGCCTCGATCAGGTGAAGAGACTCACGGGAGAAAGGATTAAGAAATTGGCCGGAGATAGAGGTTACCGTGGGAAAAAAGAAATAAACGGTACGCAAATATTGATTCCTGACACTCCAAAAGCTAAAGACAGTTATTATCAACGTAAAAAGAAGCATCGACTTTTCTGCAAGCGTGCAGGAATAGAACCAACTATCGGACATTTGAAGTCAGATTATCGCTTAGGACGTAACTTTTACAAAGGGCTCTTCGGGGATGCTATCAATGTAATGTTAGCTGCAGCGGCATATAACTTCAAAAGAGCCATGAAGCTTCTTTTGTACCTAATAAACAAAATCAGCGAAACACTCCCAATGGAGAGGATTGCGCTGAAATGTGCTTTTTAA
- a CDS encoding RNA polymerase sigma-70 factor — protein MQDKERFKELFYDHYARLCHIALKMIPNKDTCEDIVQECFLNLWEKHRLDNVSNPGAYLTLVVRNRCIDYLRQKNSDISFDDNISLHEHDIVEESYEEKPDAVKIISQALSLLPPKCREIFELSKIKRKTYQEIANELNLSIKTIENQMGKAIKIIRQFAKDHPQYFILIIAFLIES, from the coding sequence ATGCAAGATAAAGAACGTTTTAAAGAACTGTTTTATGATCATTATGCAAGGCTTTGTCACATTGCTCTTAAAATGATCCCGAATAAAGATACCTGCGAGGATATTGTGCAGGAGTGTTTTCTGAACCTTTGGGAAAAACATCGTTTAGACAATGTTTCCAATCCTGGGGCATACCTCACACTTGTAGTCAGGAATAGATGCATTGATTATTTGAGGCAGAAAAACTCAGATATTTCTTTCGATGATAATATCTCTTTGCATGAACATGATATCGTGGAAGAATCATATGAGGAAAAGCCTGATGCCGTTAAAATAATATCACAAGCTTTGTCATTGCTTCCACCGAAATGTAGAGAAATATTTGAATTGAGTAAAATAAAACGCAAGACATATCAGGAGATTGCGAACGAACTCAATTTGTCGATAAAAACTATCGAAAATCAAATGGGTAAAGCTATCAAAATTATAAGACAATTCGCTAAAGACCATCCACAATATTTTATTCTTATTATAGCATTTCTAATTGAATCCTGA
- a CDS encoding FecR family protein produces the protein MNTIENILAKHFVSESLTQEEQKILEVWIKDNPKEYEDIKKFMSWEQEASDSHWEINVEKAYQKIKNRISGKKQVTKIPLFRWVGIAACVIAVISIAFNYLYNPIYEISSGDHIKTIAMIDGSAITLNKNSSIKYKKQFVKNRTVTLKGQAFFEVSRDTVHPFVITTDNAIVKVLGTSFDVNAPENFTMVNVKTGKVELQTQTQKVELLPGEQGVYVSGNSSISKNKSRSQNYMSWKNSKLVFDKTDFRIVLRDMSNYYDANIVLQQPVDGKCLITTTFTTESLDDAMKELQMLLHFDYTIHGKDVVISNLKCEN, from the coding sequence ATGAATACGATCGAAAATATATTGGCCAAACACTTCGTTTCCGAAAGTCTGACTCAGGAAGAACAAAAAATTCTTGAAGTATGGATCAAGGATAATCCCAAGGAGTATGAGGATATAAAAAAGTTTATGTCTTGGGAACAGGAGGCATCAGACTCTCATTGGGAAATAAACGTTGAAAAAGCCTATCAGAAAATAAAAAATAGAATATCCGGCAAAAAACAAGTGACCAAAATCCCCTTGTTTCGTTGGGTTGGGATTGCAGCATGTGTGATCGCTGTAATCTCAATAGCATTTAACTATCTCTATAATCCAATATATGAAATTTCTTCAGGTGATCATATCAAGACTATTGCCATGATCGATGGCTCTGCTATCACACTGAATAAAAACTCATCAATCAAATACAAAAAACAATTCGTAAAAAACAGAACTGTGACGCTCAAAGGACAAGCTTTCTTTGAAGTATCGCGAGATACTGTGCATCCATTTGTTATCACAACAGATAACGCTATCGTGAAAGTTTTGGGTACTTCTTTTGATGTCAATGCTCCTGAGAATTTCACTATGGTAAATGTAAAGACCGGTAAGGTTGAGCTTCAGACTCAAACACAAAAAGTCGAACTTCTACCCGGTGAGCAAGGGGTATATGTAAGTGGTAATTCGTCCATATCAAAAAATAAAAGCCGCTCACAGAACTATATGTCATGGAAGAATAGTAAATTGGTGTTTGATAAGACCGATTTTAGAATAGTATTGAGAGACATGAGTAACTATTATGATGCTAATATCGTATTGCAGCAACCGGTAGACGGAAAATGTTTGATAACAACAACCTTTACCACAGAGTCTTTGGATGATGCAATGAAGGAATTGCAAATGTTACTTCATTTCGACTATACTATACATGGCAAAGATGTAGTGATATCGAACCTGAAATGCGAAAACTAA
- a CDS encoding TonB-dependent receptor yields MGIRLYAQSSFTLDYQITTHCCMQTQTVHQWLKDIEKEGFILSYNPKEISLNRKVTINEDKISVNNLLKAILPGVYYNWSLKSNKIIITYNPPIYTLSGSIYESSSHESLIGASVSIDQSFSGDVSNKYGYYCVNLSHGEHIVKVNYVGYQPLVFKINITGDTKKDFYLFEKTYVLKPLNVMRNNVNIEEKINMNAQTSSVSSSFLGVNDIMKQLQFISGVDGSLTSFTGLQVRGGSPDQNLVLFDEVPVYNYNHFSGIISIFNPDILKNVDFYKGLFPARYEGGLSSVVDIMMREGNMTKFHGGCSIDLVNAGLFCEGPIVKNKSSFIFSGRRSLINYLSRFWDKEDSSNASLYDLNFKANYKISDKDHIYLSGYTGRDNLRDLSFDVPENYKESLWWSNSLLSFRWNHFFSDKLFGNTNISYSKFYNRFLKQIVLEKDRVEELEDLKYSIQEYLLHSSLQYFGKHYKIKMGVRFSQKHFSYPSFSISSLYSDPKNWKRSSLLSLYFENKIKYSEKFSLNIGLNYNLYIIGSDVINNLQPRLQLIYQPVDGTLIYAGFSEMGQFYHQLSVQKISVPYELRIPSSNKFNPSSSQLYEVGIKQSLRGGKEEFKATLFMNEQNDILRYRFYQDILGNRIALDLQRKITTGQKNGQGLEMSYTGMYDRLKFNVSYTWNIFKEKFDGINNDKYYSSDFQRHTLKGGIYYNLAKNHGVTLHFAASSGGYITIPDYKIKDIDEIMGIERNFDADGTFLISHINNYKLPNNYQLNIGYVFHKQMSDKKAHLLKLGLNNILGREKPFSKSVKESKGEIWVKEARLPQCFPYISYSFQF; encoded by the coding sequence ATGGGCATAAGACTTTATGCCCAATCTTCTTTTACGCTCGATTATCAGATTACCACCCATTGTTGCATGCAAACGCAGACAGTACACCAATGGTTGAAGGATATTGAGAAAGAAGGGTTTATTCTCTCGTACAACCCCAAGGAGATTTCGTTAAACCGCAAAGTCACAATCAACGAGGATAAGATATCTGTAAATAACTTACTCAAAGCAATACTCCCCGGGGTATATTACAACTGGTCGTTAAAAAGCAATAAAATCATAATAACTTATAATCCGCCAATCTATACTTTGAGTGGAAGTATTTATGAGAGTTCTTCTCATGAATCTCTTATTGGAGCCTCGGTAAGTATAGATCAATCCTTTTCAGGAGACGTATCTAACAAGTATGGCTATTACTGTGTCAATCTTTCTCACGGTGAGCATATTGTGAAAGTTAATTATGTTGGTTATCAACCCTTGGTATTCAAGATTAACATTACAGGCGATACCAAAAAAGACTTTTATCTATTTGAGAAAACATATGTTCTCAAGCCTCTCAATGTTATGCGTAATAATGTTAACATTGAGGAAAAGATCAATATGAATGCCCAAACCTCATCTGTATCATCTTCCTTCTTGGGTGTAAATGATATCATGAAGCAGCTTCAGTTTATTTCGGGTGTAGACGGATCCTTGACCTCCTTTACAGGGTTGCAGGTCAGAGGAGGGAGTCCGGATCAAAATTTAGTATTGTTTGATGAGGTTCCTGTTTATAATTATAATCATTTTTCCGGTATTATATCTATATTCAACCCTGACATCTTGAAAAATGTAGACTTTTACAAAGGTCTATTTCCTGCTCGTTATGAGGGCGGTTTGAGTTCTGTAGTAGACATCATGATGCGCGAAGGAAATATGACAAAGTTCCATGGCGGGTGCTCTATTGACCTTGTAAATGCAGGTTTATTCTGCGAAGGGCCTATTGTCAAAAACAAAAGTTCATTTATCTTTTCAGGCAGGCGGAGTCTCATTAATTATCTTAGCAGGTTCTGGGATAAGGAAGATAGTAGCAATGCTTCGTTATATGATCTGAATTTCAAGGCCAATTATAAAATTTCAGATAAAGATCATATTTATCTCAGTGGATATACCGGTAGAGACAACCTCAGAGATCTGAGCTTTGATGTACCTGAAAATTACAAAGAAAGTCTTTGGTGGTCAAACTCTCTACTGTCTTTCCGATGGAATCATTTCTTCTCTGACAAGTTGTTTGGCAATACCAATATCTCTTACAGCAAATTCTACAATCGATTTCTTAAGCAAATTGTTTTGGAAAAAGATCGTGTAGAAGAACTGGAGGATCTAAAATATTCTATTCAAGAGTATTTATTACATAGCAGTCTACAATATTTCGGTAAACATTATAAGATTAAAATGGGGGTAAGATTCAGCCAAAAGCATTTCAGTTACCCATCCTTCAGTATAAGTAGCCTGTACAGTGACCCCAAAAATTGGAAGAGATCTTCACTTCTTTCTCTGTATTTTGAGAATAAGATAAAATACAGTGAGAAATTCAGCCTCAACATAGGTCTGAACTACAATTTGTATATCATTGGCAGTGATGTTATAAATAACTTGCAACCTCGTTTGCAACTTATATATCAGCCGGTGGACGGAACGCTTATTTATGCAGGATTTTCCGAGATGGGGCAGTTTTATCACCAATTATCTGTACAAAAGATCAGTGTTCCCTATGAACTTAGAATTCCCAGTTCCAATAAATTTAATCCGTCAAGCTCGCAGCTGTATGAAGTGGGTATAAAGCAATCTTTGCGTGGAGGGAAAGAGGAGTTTAAAGCTACGCTCTTTATGAATGAGCAGAATGATATCTTGAGATATAGGTTCTACCAGGATATTCTGGGTAATAGGATTGCTTTGGATTTGCAGAGGAAGATTACTACGGGACAGAAGAACGGACAAGGTCTGGAGATGTCTTATACAGGGATGTATGATAGGTTGAAATTCAATGTATCTTACACATGGAATATATTTAAAGAAAAGTTTGACGGGATTAATAATGATAAATATTATTCATCTGACTTCCAGCGTCACACACTCAAAGGCGGTATCTATTACAATTTGGCCAAAAATCATGGAGTCACACTACATTTTGCGGCAAGCAGTGGTGGGTATATAACTATCCCTGATTACAAGATCAAAGATATTGATGAAATTATGGGTATTGAACGAAACTTTGATGCTGATGGAACATTTCTGATCAGTCATATTAATAATTATAAACTACCCAATAATTATCAACTTAATATCGGATATGTGTTTCATAAGCAAATGAGTGACAAGAAAGCCCATTTACTTAAATTGGGCCTAAATAATATTTTGGGCAGAGAAAAGCCATTTTCCAAATCTGTGAAAGAATCCAAAGGTGAAATCTGGGTGAAGGAAGCTCGACTTCCGCAATGTTTTCCGTACATTAGTTATAGTTTTCAATTTTGA
- a CDS encoding DUF4249 family protein: MASCIDYSKVDLKKTDQNKVEVLAEFSLGKPIRMYINSEKVPYDSKVKTVYIEDRDGNVLTELKNTEKHIWESKYHLEYPSLYFLRIVCNNEYIINKFEIPPKIKVKDSISFYLDYEFFNAFITFEDNITNDEYYIIEFPYNLKSGKQSLMSIQCLDEYSDNILYNEIKPPYKRIFVKRTHIHRPKELLFNIDYSNYDERDSLSLRIRRVEKEFYDYLYSYEIQKTSPENSAILSPQNPMFLGIIGGTSTYESKIKLSLPPNK; the protein is encoded by the coding sequence GTGGCTAGTTGTATAGACTATTCTAAGGTCGACTTGAAAAAGACTGATCAAAATAAGGTGGAAGTCCTAGCCGAATTTTCATTGGGAAAACCTATTCGTATGTATATTAATAGCGAAAAAGTCCCCTATGATAGTAAAGTCAAAACTGTATATATAGAAGACAGAGATGGCAATGTGCTTACAGAGCTCAAGAATACGGAAAAACATATTTGGGAATCAAAGTATCATTTGGAATACCCTTCTTTATATTTTCTAAGGATAGTTTGCAACAATGAATACATAATTAATAAGTTTGAAATACCACCTAAGATAAAAGTTAAGGATAGTATTTCTTTTTACTTGGATTATGAGTTTTTCAATGCCTTTATTACATTTGAAGATAATATAACTAATGATGAGTATTATATAATTGAGTTTCCTTATAATCTAAAGTCCGGCAAACAGTCTCTTATGAGTATCCAATGTCTGGATGAGTATAGTGACAATATTCTTTATAATGAGATTAAACCACCTTATAAAAGAATTTTTGTGAAACGAACTCATATTCATCGCCCCAAGGAGTTGCTTTTCAATATAGATTATTCCAATTATGATGAAAGAGACTCTTTGTCATTGAGAATAAGGAGAGTAGAAAAAGAGTTTTATGATTATCTATACAGCTATGAAATACAGAAAACATCTCCGGAAAACTCGGCTATCCTATCTCCTCAAAATCCTATGTTCTTAGGTATTATAGGAGGAACATCTACTTATGAATCTAAAATAAAGCTCTCTCTTCCTCCTAATAAGTAA